The Belonocnema kinseyi isolate 2016_QV_RU_SX_M_011 chromosome 10, B_treatae_v1, whole genome shotgun sequence genome has a window encoding:
- the LOC117181239 gene encoding piggyBac transposable element-derived protein 3-like → MSQLEFKSYIVVTLMRMDEQAIENDIQGEERTGSGYQVSFPSRRIYGRPSKVALPMDIRFDNVGHVIIEEENKARRRCRQCKNNTIYMCAKCHVHLHANCFDLFHAKC, encoded by the coding sequence ATGTCACAGTTGGAATTTAAGTCTTACATAGTAGTCACTCTTATGAGAATGGATGAACAAGCCATCGAAAATGATATTCAAGGCGAGGAACGAACGGGATCAGGTTACCAAGTAAGCTTTCCTTCAAGACGAATTTATGGACGACCATCAAAAGTAGCATTGCCTATGGATATTCGATTTGATAATGTTGGTCACGTTATCATAGAGGAGGAAAATAAAGCAAGAAGAAGATGTAGACAATGCAAAAACAACACTATCTACATGTGTGCTAAGTGTCACGTGCATCTACATGCTAACTGTTTTGATCTATTCCACGCTAAGTGTTAA